A region of the Aquila chrysaetos chrysaetos chromosome 15, bAquChr1.4, whole genome shotgun sequence genome:
CTCCTCTGCTTGCCTGGGTAGCTaaagatgtttgttttctctccagaGTTTATTCAGTTAGCAAAGAACTTTGAAGAGCATCGGAGAAAATTGCAGAAAACGGAGCATGAGCTTGGCAGGTGCAAAGATCTTCTCATGAAAACTGAAGCTGAACGTAGTGCTTTGGATGTGAAGCTGAAACATGCTCGCAATCAAGTGGATGTGGAGATCAAACGAAGGCAAAAAGCTGAAACGGACTGTGAAAAGCTGGTGAGTAATTCCTTTATTACTAGTTAGCTCTTTAGAGTGTGGAGACAAGGTGATTAAACTGCATTGATCTATGGATAATAAGGACTGGCACTCatgataactttttttctgggggggggggggacgacacacggacacacacacccaacaacaacaaattggCTTGGGTCCTTGTAGTAGCCTTCTGCTTTGGTCTGGAAAAAGGTGGCTGGCTGCTGTTTGGAGCTGAGCTGCCATTACTTGTCAGAGCACAGGCTTTGCAGCCATTAGCTGTCTATTGACACAAGTTCTGAGAGCCTGTCTGGCATCTCAAACGCTTGAGATTGGTTCGTACAGTAATTAAATGCAGTTTATCCTGTGGCAGCTTCTGCTATTATCTACCTTTACAGGAACGCCAAATACAACTGATTCGAGAGCTGCTCATGTGTGATGCATCCGGGAGTATTCAGCTAAGTGAAGAACAGAAGTCTGCCCTTGCCTTTCTTAACAGGCCACAGGTTTCTGTAGGGGGTTCAGGCAacaaaaggtaagaaaaatagCGTTTTGTCTGAGCAACGTAAGTGTCAGATAGCAATCCAGTCATGTACCTCTGTGACACATATTGCACTCATATCAAcaagagttttactttttattccaGTTTGAAATACAGCTCTTCTGAGTCAGTAAGATTGTTCTGGAACCATGGCTGAGTGAAAGCCAAACTGATGCAAGTTTCTTCTAATTTTTGATTTTTAGGCTGTCTACAATAGATGAATCTGGCTCAATTCTGTCAGACATCAGCTTTGACAAGACTGATGAGTCACTGGTAATGTAACTCAAAGTTCTAAAGTTTTCTTCCACTGTAAAACCTTAGGGGTGTGGGTTAATCTTTAGAGACTGCTTGTGTTTAGATTACTGTAGTATTAAACTGGTAGAGCTGATTTGCATTTCTCTGGTGTGCTATTGGCTAAAACTTAATGAAAGCCCTGGCCAGAGGCTGTATGGTATTTACACTGAGCTAACCAGTGCTGTGTATTTCCCACAGGACTGGGATTCCTCTGTGGTGAAAGCTGTCAgactgaaaaggagagagaagcgGGTATGTTCAATTCTTCCCCTTCAAGCCTTAGCTGACACAATGTCACCATCTGTCATCTCGCAGCCACCTATAATGATGTCTGAGCTACTAATCAGAATCAAACTTCAGATGGATGTGCTGCTACTATAATTCAGACCTGCTGTGTGGATTTAGATTGAAAGTTAATTCTGATGTCATTGTTTGTCTACTGAAAATGACTGGAGTGGAGTTCTGCTTGTCTTGTTCTGTTATGGCCTAGAGTTTGCAAGAAAGCACTTGAAGATTATTAACAGCAACCAGATTAGGGCAAAATCATGTAGgaagttaatatttttctattctgtaAAGGAGCTTGTGCTTGCTCTGGTCTGCTGGTAGTATGCAGTAGGCACAGGTGGGAAAGGACAGCCTGAAATCATCActagcagagctgggaagagtCTGGGACTTGCTTAGTTGCCCTTctgttttttggtggttttctttttcttttttttttcctctcctcctttctgtctgtcttttctgaatTGGATTATAAAGCTGGCTAGGAAAATGATTTGAAAGAGCAGTACATTGATGTCTCCTGATTCTTCATGGCAACCTTAAAGTTGCCATGAAGAACAGGTACCGTGGAAGAACTTTAAAGTGTCTGTGGTGTGTGCAGGCAATCGTTCAGTCCTCCTAGTTATACTGAACTAGTATAACACCAAGTTAACAGCATACCTGCTTCATAGACAAAAATATATGGTATCTTTTCAGCGGTCTTCCAGGCAGTTCATTGAAGGCCCGCCAGGTCCTCAGAAGAAAACTCGATCAATTGGCTCCACAGTGGACCAGGTATGGAGGTTCCAGCTAGGTTTGTGTGCATTTATAGTAGTTGGTCATATTGCATACCTGTTTCTAGGGCCAGCAAACTAGAAAATCCCATGTCCTGTCAGTATTGCTGTCACTAaccacatatttttttcattacaggGAAATGAATCCATAGTAGCAAAGACAACTGTCATGGTCCCCAATGATGGTGGCCCAATTGAAGCTATCTCTACTATCCAGACTGTGCCTTATAGTCTGAGAAGCCGGAGGAAGAGTGGTAGGTGTCATGTCTCCATTTGTTCCAGTCCTGAAGCAACTACTTAGTAGGCTGGAGGCTATCCTGAAATGTTATAGTTACCTCCTTGAAGATCTAGGCAGCTGCCTCTGGTTTATGATGCACTTGATTTTAAAGCATAGGTTAGGTGGGGTGGAGGGTGACTCCATTCAGTCAacactcttccttttctgtctttcaggtcCTTTGCAGCCTTGGAGCAGCGAGTCAAGCATAGGCAGTAAGCAGCTGGAATCCAAATCGGAGACTGATGGCTCTGGCACCCCGCAGAACAATGGGGGAGTGAGGCTGCATGAATTTGTTTCAAAGACGGTAGGTCTATAGGCAGGAAGAACTTGgaaaagcatttccttccatttttaagtgtgtgtgtgtgtgtgatatcAAGCTATTGATAAGAGGCTAGCAGCCATTATATCTCAAGTCAATATTAACTGTACCAGTTACCTGCATGGATCAGGCAATATGTTATCCTATATGGTTATCCAGTTTAAGTCCTGCTGAGTTACTACACTACACTAATCTCTTCCCATCTGTATGCTCTGAATCATTAGGTTATCAAGCCAGAATCGTGTGTTCCATGTGGAAAGAGagtaaaatttggaaaaatctcTCTGAAGTGCAGAGATTGCCGTGTGGTCACTCATCCAGAGTGTCGCGACCGCTGCCCTCTTCCCTGTATCCCCACCTTGACAGGCACTCCTGTGAGAATTGGAGATGTAAGTCTGTAGGGTGAGCTTGGGGCAGCACAGCTGCCAACACGAACAGGCTAATGTTTGGTTAGAGTTAGAATGTGCTTAGGCTCCAACAAGTCTGCCTTCTACAGAAGAGCTCCTGTTGCTCAGAGCTgcataataaaatgcaaatgagcTTGCTAATGTATCATTCAATAACCAGGGTAGTGGGTGGTAGGGATGCGATGTTAGGAGGGTGTTGAGTTGGGAACATGGCAGCTCTGGGTAGGCAATCCTGCAGCATTGTGCTGATGGATGTagtgttgctcttctctgggctgatgaagaagaaaatatttgttttttaagcctAGATCTCACTGTGAATTCCTGAGAGAGTATTTTCCATGTCTTGAAGacttgagtattttttttttcccttctgcctctTAGGGGACCTTGATGGACTTCGTCCCTTCTACTCCTCCAATGATCCCTTCCATCATAGTGCACTGTGTTAATGAGATCGAGCAGCGAGGGCTGCATGaggtaaaatgaaaatgaggtgTGAAACAGTGCTAATGAAATGGGTTGTGGTGTTAGGGAAACAAATTGTTAATCTAAACATCTCGTATTTATGGTGTGTATAGTGCTGCTCAGTGGGTGACTCTGAGTGAACAACAGTGTCTGTGTAGAGTGCTCAGGTGTGGAGAGAAAGTGGGAGTGGAAGAATGTCAGCTTTATATGTGCAGTTGATATTCTGCCTCTAAGCAATGCTTTCTGTTAACAGACGGGCCTTTACCGGATATCTGGCTGTGACAAGACAGTGAGGGAACTGAAAGAGAAGTTTCTTAGAgcaaaaaatattcctttgctCAGTAAAGTGGATGATATCCATGCTATCTGTGGCCTTCTTAAGGACTTTCTACGCAGCCTGAAAGAACCCCTTCTCACTTTCCGCTTAAACAAGACTTTTATGGAAGCTGCAGGTAAGGAGTTGCTAAATAACATCTCCAACTCTTTCCCTAGGCTTGATGGCTGCAGGTTTAGCTTTAGCATGCACTGGCAGACCTCAGTGCTCTGTGGAGGCCTCACACTTGCAGCTGTGTTGATGATGTGCAATATGCTGGGAAGATCTCTCTTCTACTGTACTGTtttgcaagaggaaagaaacaagttCTAGTGCTTGGGCAGGATACCAAATTATTACAAATGGCATGTGAAGTTTCTGGCTTCCTTGTTTCTCAGGCTAGCTATTGCTGTGAGGGGAATATTACAGCTGTGCCCTTGGGATCGCTTTCTGAGgtctaaacattttttccccagaaatctCGGATGAGGACAACAGTGTTGCTGCTATGTACCAAGCAGTTGGTGAACTTCCTCAGGCCAATAGGGACACCCTAGCTTTCCTCATGATCCACCTGCAGAGGTATGTCCAAATGGACTGGTAGTTCTGAAAGGGGGATGTTGCCACTGGTGCTTTCTCTACTTGGCTCTTGTTACTGCTTGTGAGTATATagtcttcattttgaaaaaaaaacacttattCAGAGGCTGAAGTGTGTGTGGGACAGGGGAAGTTGTATGAAAAGCGAAGGGGAGAAGCTACATTCTCTCTCtgttaataattatttttaatatagggTGGCTCAGAGCCCGGAGACTAAAATGGACATTACCAACTTGGCCAAAGTCTTTGGCCCCACAATAGTTGCCCATGCGGTACCTGATCCTGACCCTATGACGCTTCTGCAAGACACTAAACGGCAGCCCAAGGTAGGTCAGCAGAAAGGACTGGCTTGGGTGAATGTATCCCATTTAAAGAATTCAAATGAATTGCTGGAGGGAGCTGAGGTGATGCCTGTCTGGTGTCAATGTGTCAAAGCTGCGTGCTGGTTTGTAACATCAGCTACTCGTGGGTGTCTCTGTAGGTGGTGGAGCGACTTCTGCTGTTGCCTATGGACTACTGGAGTCAGTTGATGATGGTGGAGCAAGAAAACATTGACCCAGCTCATGTAATTGAAAACGTCAATGCCTACTCCACTCCACAGACTCCAGATGTTAAAGGTAACACCTGGGGTGCTGCTCTATtggctgtgcagctgctgtattaaaaataatgtccCTTGATCAAAGCTGTTTGCGAGACTGTTGGAGCTAGCCATTCCTGTATGCTTTATGaaggaagatggaagaaaagcatgCCAGGAAATACCAGATTTGTCTAGTATTTTTGACAGATGCTAGGGAATGTCTAATGTTCCTTGCATGGCAATGAAAACTTCAGCTGTCCTCATGTTGCTCActttgctgcctcttttttttgaCAGTGAGTATGCTTGGACCTCTCACTACTCCGGAACAGCAGCTCTCCAAGACGCCATCATCGAGCTCCCTGTCCCAGAAGGTCCGGTCTACCTTCAGCAAAACCACCCCCAAGTAAGTGCCATGGGGTGCTATCATGGAGATGTTGGGATGACTGCAGGTTGTTTGGGTGTTCAAGGAGAACTAAAAATAGACTTTTGGACCCAGTTCTGGGAGCAGCTTGGATTTACTACTCTGTCAACTCTCCCTTAATCAGTGCTGTAGTAGTAGTGCCAGCTGCATAATGGTTAACGAGTGTCATCGTATGGTAGGGAGAGGAACACTTTGTTTGGGAGGTGGGTAAAATTTGGGTGAATGACCTCTGGGAAAGGGAAAGTGTTAGACCTCTATATCCCAAATCCAAACctgatatttttctccttctcttgaACTAGATTTGGGAGCAAAAGCAAGTCAACAACCCAGCTTGGGCATCAGGGcaacttttttgcctctccTCTGCTGAAGTGAAGTGGACCTGGGAGTTAATGTCATCCTAGCATTTGCACACCAATATGCACGAGTACAATAAGCGCAAGTCCTTTCTGCAGCCCTTGGCAGTTTATGTAacaagatctttttcttttaatcttcagCTTAACTGAGACTTTTAATGGGATTTTATTgtgcaatgtattttttattatctaaTTATCTAATGCTGTGCTGAATTTAGTATTGGCAAAGAAAGTAACTAGCAGGATTTGTTCAAAGcgttaataaaaaaaaaagctagaggAACACACTGACACTCTTCAATAACATCTAGTCTTCTACCCATAGGAAGTGGAACAGTCATACAAGGATCATAAGTTTCAGGTTTTTggcttgtgttttttttttttaaactctgtagGTTGTTCTTCACACAGCAGTGACAACCCAACTGAACTTTGTCAGAATCCAGTCTTCCAAACAGCACGTGACTCACGCTGTGGTCGTGCAGCTTGTAATCCTGAGGATGGCAGTGTTGCATTTGTCTGATGGGCAAAAGCTGCTCTGTTTAATTAACTGCTGGAGGGACTGTGACTCTttctaaagaaatgtttttgtactGTGTTTACAAGGGGAAAATTCTGTAGAGGACTGCCTGTAGATGCAAACCCAAAGGATTCCTGGGTAGTCTAAATGAATTACTAGTGCTGCTCATACTGGTGAAAGGGAATAAGGATACTTTAATAGCACCCTTGCTTTTGGGAGTCCCTGCTTTCTCAAATTGGGATATGTGACCTTGCCCAGTGCTGTGTGAAAAGACTTGTGGAACGCATACAGAAGTTTATAAAGTGGCTGTTTTTATTGAGCTCTGGAAAACTGTCCTGACCTGTGCAGCTAAGTAAATCATTATGTTCTATGTGACCTATGGTTCTGTACTCTGGCTAATGCTTTTTACTTGTGTTACAGAGTTTTATCCAGGGCCTGGGTAGGGTTATAGGAAGCTGTGATGCTGTAATGCTGAGGTGCTGTGCTCTGAGTAGCTCTTGCCCCAAGGATCGATGAACCTGGCAGTCCTTGCTGCTGGGGTGCAGGATCATGCGCTGGGCTGTGGCTcgtgggtccagaggaggaaggagaacaaCAGTTTTGGTCCCCAATATTGTATCAGGAAGTGAAATAGCCTGGGCTGAACGTGGTGGCCTGGGTTGTCTTTCTTCCCCTTGGTTGTGGGGTCTGGAGGGTGAGGTCTTCTCCTGCCATGTTTGCACCCTAGCTCTGGCCCACTGCAGGAGAtggggcagctgggggctgctgtTCCCCTTCCCCAGTGGGGCTGGGGCCCCAGGGCAGGTGGGTGTTTCTGGCCTCTAGTGTTTTCATGCACACTGGATGCATATGACAGGGGCACTAAGGCATGTTTCCCTCCCCCAAATCCTGTGTCTTGGACACATTTGGCTTGGCCTTTTTCTGGAGCCTCCTCTCCCAAACTGGGTCCTTGCCTGTTCCACCCTGAAGCAGAAACTTGGGGGGGGATTTGCAGTGGGACCTGCTGGGGGACATCTGCCCTGGTCCCTATGGCCCCACTCTGTGGGGACAGATGGGGCTTGGGGACACCCTAGCAAGCCACCCCCACTTGCTTACTGCTAGGCACAGAGATGGCCCTGCCAGTGCTTGGAAATGTGGCTGCAGTGCTGGCATAGGGGTGGTGTGTGCCCACCTGtgcctgcagggaaggacacAAGTTCTGCAGTGGGATGTGCGTGTAGATAGGACATTGCAGAGAAAGAGCTGTCCCTAACGTGAACGGATAGTGAAAACTGTGAAGAAAGGGTGTAGCTTTGACAGTCTGTGCTCTGGTTGTTTTAGGCTGCAAGGAGACACCAGCTGTTGCACCGGAGAAatcatgtggaaaaaaaatttgaaatatttgttgatCAAAGAACATTAAAAGCCTCACTTTGGCCCCAGAAACAGTGATGAATACGTTGTTCCTAGTGATTCCTCATAAGTGGGTACCAGCGCAAGAAAGGAAACCCTCTTTTATGTTCAGGCAGGGGCAAGCATGCACATGCTTCAAAGGATTAATGCAGATACAATCATAACTGTATGCTCCTTAATCAGCAGCTAGCTCTTCCTACATTTGCGTTTAATGCAATTGGATAGGCCAGGGACCATCTCTGTCCTGTGTGCAAGTGCTTCACTCTCATCAAGACCCCTCAGCAGTTAGTGACCTTGTGGAGGAAGCCACCTTCTTATTTGTTGCAAATGATAGAATTCTGATAATTGAAGGGAGTTAGTTTCTCACATTGCCCTAATCGGCACTTAGTTCTGATCTACAGCAACTGCGAGGGAGTGACACAGGTCTACATTGGCAAAGGATTGTGCTCAGACCCCATAAGCcaaattcttcacttttttttttcattccctcctGTCAGAGAAGTAGGACTGAGGGCAGTGTGTGTAAATTTTGGACAGTCAGTTATGGGTAGGCCTGTATTTAATGGACAAGCAATGGGATGGTCCGAGAAGCTGATAGAACCCTTATATCTACATGAGGTGACGGGCCCGCTGTTGGAGAGAGAAATAGACACTAGTCCTTGCAAGAAGGATACCCTGCTTTCTCCAGACAGGCTCTTACAATCAGTCTAGATTGGTTCCAGCAAATCCTGCAGGTAAGTGGCAGTTGGTGTCTTAGATAAAGCAGTGGATAGCATCAGCATCGTCACTGTGGTAGTGCCAGCCATCTTTGTCAGCCCCTGTGTGcgctccttcctctcttctgtcAGCACGGGAATTTTTGTAATCATCCATAAACTTTTGCTTCATCAAGTGATCTCTTCTTGTAGAGTAAGAACTTTCCCCAGTAGAGATTAAGGGCTTGATGGCCTTTGAGGCTCAGAGTgtcctttctctcctgcagctccttgtAGATCTTCTCTTCTCTTGTGCTATAGAACTCTGTTAATTGCAGCTTTGCAAACATGAGGTCAAGGTCTGGATGTTTCTGAAGAATTTGCTTGAGGTCCTTGATGGCTGCCTCCAGTAtattattcttgttttccttctttgcattAAGCAACTATATCTTTTAGCACTTGGCCAAGCCTTCTTTGCATTAAGCAGCTATATCTTTTAGCACTTGGCCAAGGCTTGGTAGAGAAGGTGGTAACTGGGATCCCGCTGCCGGGCTTGCTGTAATATCTCAATTGCTCACTCTGCAGACTGTCACAGCCAGAACAAAGCCGAAGCTTTGAGGACATCAGGGTCAGAGATTTTCTCTGCACTTTCTTCTTGACCTTTCTATATCCACTTGAACAAGTAGCTTGGCTAAATGTATTTTGCCTCTGTAGTTATTTGGCTGCTCACGGACAGTTCTTCCCAATTGGATTATGGCTTTCCTTGCAATATCAGGATACCAGAAGTAACTCCAGGAAGAGTAAAGGGCCATTCCGAGCCCAGCATGGAAATATCTGTTCCCTGGTTTGAGCATCAATGCCACCTCAAAGCACTCTCTTGCCCGTTCCCCATTGCAGGCTCTGACAGCCAAGAGGGACAAGCCTTTCTGGGCCTGGATGTACGGGATCAGCCGTGCATCCCAAGGAGGCGGGCAGAGCTGTTGTATTCGTTCCAGATAGCTTTCAGCCTCCTGATAAGAGGCCTGAAGGTGGTGAATCCAAGCATAATTCCCACAGACAATCAGAACCAGCAGCAGAAGCCTGCTCCTCATCTTTTGTGCTCTTCAGCATCTTTAAGGCTTTGCAGAGCTTCTCTGTTCTGCCCTTTCAGCGGGTACAGGTATGCCTGCGGCCCCAAGAGTGCTgcctggttttggtggggtgtGTGCTTGATTTCAATAGCCAGCTTCTGCTGTACGCGTGTAGGTTCAACATGGCCTGTTACACCCAAATGCCAGGTGACATGGCTTTGGAGGGCATCCAACTTCTCCTTCAGCTGTTTGTTGccacaaagaggaaaatgtggGTTATGAAAAGGCAGCATGTGTGGGGTAGCGTCCTGTGGTACccacacagagcagaaaggagctCCTAGCTGTacatgaaacaaaaaggaagatggGGCTCTGCTCGCTTGCTCAACAAGTCCCTTGCACTTAAGCTACTAAAGAACCTGTAAATTTTTGTTCTAATCAGCCCATTTTTGGGAAACC
Encoded here:
- the RACGAP1 gene encoding rac GTPase-activating protein 1 isoform X2, which codes for METAMLNLRSLYDQLMRQAEVLSEGNEYQFIQLAKNFEEHRRKLQKTEHELGRCKDLLMKTEAERSALDVKLKHARNQVDVEIKRRQKAETDCEKLERQIQLIRELLMCDASGSIQLSEEQKSALAFLNRPQVSVGGSGNKRLSTIDESGSILSDISFDKTDESLDWDSSVVKAVRLKRREKRRSSRQFIEGPPGPQKKTRSIGSTVDQGNESIVAKTTVMVPNDGGPIEAISTIQTVPYSLRSRRKSGPLQPWSSESSIGSKQLESKSETDGSGTPQNNGGVRLHEFVSKTVIKPESCVPCGKRVKFGKISLKCRDCRVVTHPECRDRCPLPCIPTLTGTPVRIGDGTLMDFVPSTPPMIPSIIVHCVNEIEQRGLHETGLYRISGCDKTVRELKEKFLRAKNIPLLSKVDDIHAICGLLKDFLRSLKEPLLTFRLNKTFMEAAEISDEDNSVAAMYQAVGELPQANRDTLAFLMIHLQRVAQSPETKMDITNLAKVFGPTIVAHAVPDPDPMTLLQDTKRQPKVVERLLLLPMDYWSQLMMVEQENIDPAHVIENVNAYSTPQTPDVKVSMLGPLTTPEQQLSKTPSSSSLSQKVRSTFSKTTPKFGSKSKSTTQLGHQGNFFASPLLK
- the RACGAP1 gene encoding rac GTPase-activating protein 1 isoform X1, whose product is MAPGRLQDPAVPAPVRRRAREWSRQAAPSADMAPGLASASQEMETAMLNLRSLYDQLMRQAEVLSEGNEYQFIQLAKNFEEHRRKLQKTEHELGRCKDLLMKTEAERSALDVKLKHARNQVDVEIKRRQKAETDCEKLERQIQLIRELLMCDASGSIQLSEEQKSALAFLNRPQVSVGGSGNKRLSTIDESGSILSDISFDKTDESLDWDSSVVKAVRLKRREKRRSSRQFIEGPPGPQKKTRSIGSTVDQGNESIVAKTTVMVPNDGGPIEAISTIQTVPYSLRSRRKSGPLQPWSSESSIGSKQLESKSETDGSGTPQNNGGVRLHEFVSKTVIKPESCVPCGKRVKFGKISLKCRDCRVVTHPECRDRCPLPCIPTLTGTPVRIGDGTLMDFVPSTPPMIPSIIVHCVNEIEQRGLHETGLYRISGCDKTVRELKEKFLRAKNIPLLSKVDDIHAICGLLKDFLRSLKEPLLTFRLNKTFMEAAEISDEDNSVAAMYQAVGELPQANRDTLAFLMIHLQRVAQSPETKMDITNLAKVFGPTIVAHAVPDPDPMTLLQDTKRQPKVVERLLLLPMDYWSQLMMVEQENIDPAHVIENVNAYSTPQTPDVKVSMLGPLTTPEQQLSKTPSSSSLSQKVRSTFSKTTPKFGSKSKSTTQLGHQGNFFASPLLK